From the genome of Papaver somniferum cultivar HN1 chromosome 2, ASM357369v1, whole genome shotgun sequence, one region includes:
- the LOC113350253 gene encoding ATP-dependent Clp protease proteolytic subunit-related protein 3, chloroplastic-like: MASCLQLPMAASLSSSSSSTRSINSARNSKTLISCIKTQPISSSSLKIPMPPLNPKDPFLSKLASAAAAAENPLDLKSKSSDLPPYLDLFETPTLMATPAHVERSVSYSEHRPRKPPPDLPSLLLNGRIVYIGMPLVPAVTELVIAELLYLQWMDPKDPIYVYINSTGTTRDDGETVGMESEGFAIYDAMMHIKNEIHTVAVGAAIGQACLILAAGKKGRRFMFPHAKAMIQQPRAPSSGLMPASDVLIRAKETVTNRDTLVKLLARHTGNSLEAVANLMKRPFYMDSSRALQFGVIDKILWRGQEKIMADAPTPDEWDKIAGIKVVDGM, encoded by the exons ATGGCTTCTTGCCTGCAGCTTCCCATGGCTGcatcattatcttcatcttcttcatctacaAGAAGTATCAATAGTGCTAggaattcaaaaaccctaattagttgcATCAAAACCCAaccaatatcatcatcatcacttaaAATCCCGATGCCTCCTTTGAATCCAAAAGACCCCTTTCTATCTAAATTAGCTtcagcagctgctgctgctgaaaaTCCTCTTGACCTAAAATCCAAATCTTCTGACCTTCCTCCTTATCTCGACCTCTTTGAAACTCCTACTCTCATGGCTACTCCTGCTCAT GTGGAAAGATCTGTATCTTACAGTGAACATAGGCCAAGGAAGCCACCACCGGATTTGCCATCATTGCTTCTCAATGGAAGGATTGTTTACATTGGCATGCCA TTGGTACCAGCTGTGACAGAGCTCGTGATCGCGGAGTTGCTTTACTTGCAGTGGATGGATCCGAAAGACCCAATCTATGTTTACATTAACTCAACTGGAACAACCCGAGATGATGGTGAAACA GTTGGAATGGAGTCAGAGGGTTTCGCTATCTATGATGCAATGATGCATATCAAAAACGAG ATACATACAGTTGCTGTTGGGGCCGCTATTGGTCAGGCATGTCTCATACTTGCTGCAGGAAAGAAGGGAAGACGGTTTATGTTTCCACATGCCAAAG CAATGATCCAACAACCTCGTGCTCCATCATCCGGGCTAATGCCAGCAAGTGATGTTCTTATTCGTGCTAAAGAG ACTGTAACTAATAGAGACACACTTGTTAAACTCCTCGCAAGACACACTGGGAAT TCGCTTGAGGCTGTTGCAAACTTGATGAAGAGGCCATTTTATATGGATTCATCACGGGCTCTACAGTTTGGTGTCATTGACAAG ATTCTATGGCGAGGTCAGGAGAAGATAATGGCAGATGCTCCGACACCTGATGAGTGGGACAAGATAGCGGGAATTAAGGTTGTCGATGGGATGTAA